The Streptomyces luteogriseus genome includes a window with the following:
- a CDS encoding ABC transporter ATP-binding protein, which yields MSPEDQAPVLAADDIVAGYVPGVDVLRGCSVEVRPGEVVGVIGPNGAGKSTLVKAVFGLLRVRGGTVRLRGEDVTGRPAHDLVRRGVGYVPQLQNVFPTLTVEENLRMGVYLRPKDHARRVAAVEELFPVLADRRRQKADAMSGGERQMLAMARALMMEPQLLLLDEPSAGLSPLHQDHVFDRCRMINSAGVAVLMVEQNARRCLQLCDRGYVLDQGRNAYTGTGTALLHDEKVIELYLGTLARVR from the coding sequence ATGTCCCCTGAGGACCAGGCACCGGTGCTGGCGGCCGACGACATCGTCGCCGGTTACGTCCCCGGTGTCGACGTGCTGCGCGGATGTAGCGTCGAGGTGCGGCCGGGCGAGGTGGTCGGCGTGATCGGGCCCAACGGCGCCGGCAAGTCCACGCTGGTCAAAGCCGTCTTCGGGCTGCTGCGGGTGCGCGGCGGGACCGTGCGGCTGCGCGGCGAGGACGTGACCGGCCGGCCCGCGCACGACCTGGTGCGGCGGGGCGTTGGCTACGTACCGCAGCTTCAGAACGTGTTCCCCACGCTGACCGTCGAGGAGAACCTGCGGATGGGGGTCTATCTGCGGCCCAAGGACCACGCGCGGCGGGTCGCGGCGGTCGAGGAGCTCTTCCCCGTGCTGGCCGACCGCCGCAGGCAGAAGGCCGACGCGATGTCCGGCGGCGAACGCCAGATGCTCGCGATGGCCCGCGCGCTGATGATGGAGCCGCAGCTGCTGCTGCTCGACGAGCCGTCGGCCGGCCTGTCACCGCTCCACCAGGACCACGTCTTCGACCGGTGCAGAATGATCAACAGCGCGGGCGTCGCCGTGCTCATGGTCGAGCAGAACGCCCGCAGGTGCCTTCAGCTCTGCGACCGCGGCTACGTCCTCGACCAGGGCCGCAACGCGTACACCGGCACGGGTACGGCCCTGCTGCACGACGAGAAGGTGATCGAGCTCTACCTCGGCACGCTCGCCCGCGTCCGTTGA
- a CDS encoding SAM-dependent methyltransferase, with amino-acid sequence MGDSGDLTSAYNDDSVLFRVLRHLGWDSLVDIGYFTLPTLPLVVLTGPVPFQRRLARRSLALLEARPGQLVLDAGCGRGDTTARLGAAGCRALGVDIQPAQIDQARRRFGDSARFAVADATALPQRAAEIPLTEGSFDRVHCLEAAFHFGHEGRRSFLSESFRLLRPGGRLVLVDVTSREDQPIGSLDPNGLVRGTWRFDDIEPYGRYPLMASAAGFTTRRILDWTTPVLHRAAQLCALFAAAASTRAGRQALCVRWPGLRTLDAQDWDEVITVVRAHRAIGRGTRYTAYVLDKPASRGRAMGRLPAGRPPV; translated from the coding sequence ATGGGTGACAGCGGGGACCTCACGAGTGCGTACAACGACGACAGTGTGCTCTTCCGGGTGCTGCGCCACCTCGGCTGGGACAGCCTGGTCGACATCGGCTACTTCACGCTGCCCACCCTGCCGCTCGTGGTCCTGACCGGGCCGGTGCCCTTTCAGCGCCGACTGGCTCGCCGGTCGCTGGCGTTGCTGGAGGCCCGGCCCGGACAGCTCGTCCTGGATGCCGGATGCGGTCGCGGTGACACCACGGCGCGGTTGGGCGCCGCGGGATGCCGGGCGCTGGGGGTGGACATCCAGCCCGCGCAGATCGACCAGGCACGTCGCCGCTTCGGCGACAGCGCGCGCTTCGCCGTCGCCGATGCCACGGCTCTGCCGCAGCGGGCCGCGGAGATCCCGCTGACGGAGGGTTCCTTCGACCGAGTGCACTGCCTGGAGGCCGCCTTCCACTTCGGCCACGAGGGCCGCAGGTCATTCCTGAGCGAAAGCTTCCGGCTGCTCCGCCCGGGAGGCCGCCTCGTCCTCGTGGATGTCACTTCCCGTGAGGATCAGCCGATCGGGTCCCTCGACCCGAACGGCCTCGTACGCGGGACCTGGCGCTTCGACGACATCGAACCGTACGGGCGGTACCCGCTGATGGCTTCCGCCGCCGGCTTCACCACGCGCCGGATCCTCGACTGGACCACCCCCGTACTCCACAGGGCAGCCCAACTCTGTGCCCTGTTCGCCGCCGCCGCGTCCACCCGGGCCGGCCGACAGGCCCTGTGCGTGCGGTGGCCCGGCCTCAGAACACTCGACGCACAGGACTGGGACGAGGTCATCACCGTCGTCCGAGCTCACCGGGCCATCGGGCGCGGCACTCGCTACACGGCGTACGTCCTCGACAAACCCGCCTCCCGAGGACGCGCGATGGGACGCTTGCCCGCCGGGCGCCCTCCTGTTTGA
- a CDS encoding maleylpyruvate isomerase family mycothiol-dependent enzyme codes for METAEFVQALETEGRLLAAAAEEAGTEAKVPTCPEWQVRDLLRHTGAVHRWAAAYVAEQTTERRPLVEPTGLDGAELIAWYRDSHRHLVGTLAGASPELECFTFLPAPSPLAFWARRQAHETAVHRVDAESARGGAPTEVTPEFATDGIDELLRGFHARPRSRVRTPEPRVLRIRTEDTGAVWTLRLSPEPPVTTRDESGEAECELSAPAGQLYLALWNRAPLPSATGDQALATLWREASAI; via the coding sequence ATGGAGACCGCCGAGTTCGTTCAAGCACTGGAGACGGAAGGCCGGCTGCTGGCAGCGGCCGCCGAGGAGGCCGGGACGGAAGCAAAGGTGCCGACGTGCCCCGAGTGGCAGGTGCGCGATCTGTTGCGGCACACGGGCGCCGTGCACCGCTGGGCGGCCGCCTACGTCGCCGAGCAGACCACCGAACGCCGCCCGCTGGTCGAACCCACCGGCCTCGACGGCGCGGAGCTGATCGCCTGGTACCGCGACAGCCACCGGCACCTCGTGGGCACGCTGGCGGGCGCCTCGCCCGAGCTGGAGTGTTTCACCTTCCTGCCCGCGCCGTCCCCGCTGGCCTTCTGGGCCCGGCGGCAGGCGCACGAGACGGCCGTGCACCGGGTCGACGCGGAGTCCGCACGCGGCGGCGCCCCGACGGAGGTCACCCCCGAGTTCGCGACCGACGGCATCGACGAACTGCTGCGCGGCTTCCACGCTCGCCCCAGGAGCCGCGTACGGACCCCCGAGCCACGCGTCCTGCGGATCCGCACCGAGGACACCGGCGCGGTGTGGACGCTGCGGCTGTCGCCGGAGCCGCCCGTGACCACGCGGGACGAGTCCGGGGAGGCGGAGTGCGAACTGTCCGCTCCGGCCGGACAGTTGTACCTGGCGCTGTGGAACCGGGCGCCTCTGCCGAGCGCCACGGGCGACCAGGCACTCGCCACGCTGTGGCGGGAGGCGTCGGCGATCTGA
- a CDS encoding branched-chain amino acid ABC transporter permease, which produces MDFSAILSDALRSGIGPIAAVYALAAMGLNLHFGYTGLLNFGQVGFMLVGGYGLAITVSTYDGPMWLGVLGGVACAIVLALLLGLPTLRLRADYLAITTIAAGETLRLFYRSSWAEPVTGGVFGLQRFANDFYALSPIEPGTYGVWLVRFGARDLWVMIVGWALVVVAGSLLALLIHSPWGRVIRSIRDDEVAARSLGKNVYAYKMQSLVLGGVIGAVAGMMQAIQVQSVNPDNYDPAVTFFLYTLLVLGGAGRILGPVVGSVLFWFVLSFIDSALRQAIDAEFVSPDLISTSEVGAVRFALVGVALILLVAFRPQGILGSRKEMLLSGR; this is translated from the coding sequence ATGGACTTCTCGGCCATCCTCTCGGACGCCCTGCGCTCGGGGATCGGCCCCATCGCCGCCGTGTACGCACTCGCCGCGATGGGGCTGAACCTGCACTTCGGCTACACGGGGCTGCTGAACTTCGGCCAGGTCGGATTCATGCTGGTCGGCGGCTACGGGCTCGCCATCACGGTGTCGACGTACGACGGCCCGATGTGGCTCGGCGTCCTGGGCGGAGTCGCCTGCGCGATCGTGCTGGCCCTGCTGCTCGGCCTGCCCACCCTGCGGCTGCGCGCCGACTACCTCGCCATCACCACGATCGCGGCGGGGGAGACGCTACGGCTGTTCTACCGCTCCAGCTGGGCCGAGCCGGTCACCGGCGGGGTGTTCGGGCTGCAGCGGTTCGCGAACGACTTCTACGCGCTCAGCCCCATCGAGCCCGGCACCTACGGCGTGTGGCTCGTGAGGTTCGGCGCTCGCGACCTCTGGGTGATGATCGTCGGATGGGCGCTGGTGGTCGTGGCCGGAAGCCTGCTCGCCCTGCTGATCCACAGCCCCTGGGGCCGTGTCATCCGGTCGATCCGTGATGACGAGGTCGCCGCGCGCAGCCTCGGCAAGAACGTCTACGCGTACAAGATGCAGAGCCTCGTGCTCGGCGGCGTCATCGGAGCGGTCGCGGGCATGATGCAGGCGATCCAGGTGCAGTCCGTGAACCCGGACAACTACGACCCGGCCGTCACGTTCTTCCTGTACACGCTGCTGGTGCTCGGAGGTGCCGGGCGGATCCTCGGACCGGTCGTTGGTTCGGTCCTGTTCTGGTTCGTCCTCAGCTTCATCGACAGCGCGCTCCGCCAGGCCATCGACGCCGAGTTCGTCTCGCCGGACCTCATCAGCACGTCGGAGGTCGGCGCGGTGCGCTTCGCCCTGGTCGGGGTCGCCCTGATCCTGCTGGTCGCGTTCCGGCCGCAGGGCATCCTCGGCAGCCGGAAGGAGATGCTGCTCAGTGGCCGCTGA
- a CDS encoding SDR family oxidoreductase, whose amino-acid sequence MTEQQHPGEQHPTPEFPSQDQPHPGWTGPMDPPPDHGEESYRGSDRLAGRKAVITGGDSGIGRAVALAFAREGADVLFTHLDDEKDDAAETARLVEEAGRRAVPVSCDVREEANCRALIDRAVQEFGRIDVLVNNAAYQMSQPDGIEAITTEQFDRVLRTNLYGMFWLCKMALPHIPEGGSIINSTSVQAYKPSPHLLDYATTKGAIVTFTQGLAQMLIEKGIRVNAVAPGPVWTPLIPATLPDTRTFGKQAPIGRPAQPAEMAPAYVFLASQEASYITAEIVNATGGTPLP is encoded by the coding sequence GTGACCGAACAGCAGCACCCCGGAGAGCAGCACCCGACCCCGGAGTTTCCCTCCCAGGACCAGCCGCACCCGGGCTGGACCGGCCCGATGGACCCGCCCCCGGACCACGGTGAGGAGTCCTACCGGGGCAGCGACCGGCTGGCCGGCCGCAAGGCCGTGATCACGGGCGGGGACTCCGGGATCGGCCGCGCGGTCGCCCTGGCGTTCGCCCGTGAGGGAGCCGACGTCCTGTTCACCCATCTGGATGACGAGAAGGACGACGCCGCCGAGACGGCCCGGCTCGTCGAGGAGGCCGGCCGGCGTGCCGTGCCCGTCTCGTGCGACGTACGGGAGGAGGCGAACTGCCGGGCGCTGATCGACCGCGCCGTGCAGGAGTTCGGACGGATCGATGTCCTCGTGAACAACGCGGCGTACCAGATGTCACAGCCCGACGGCATCGAGGCGATCACCACCGAGCAGTTCGACCGGGTACTGCGCACGAACCTGTACGGGATGTTCTGGCTGTGCAAGATGGCCCTGCCGCACATCCCGGAGGGCGGCAGCATCATCAACTCCACGTCGGTGCAGGCGTACAAGCCCAGTCCGCATCTGCTGGACTACGCGACGACGAAGGGCGCGATCGTCACGTTCACGCAGGGGCTGGCGCAGATGCTGATCGAGAAGGGCATCCGCGTCAACGCGGTGGCGCCGGGCCCGGTGTGGACGCCGCTGATCCCGGCGACCCTCCCGGACACGCGGACGTTCGGCAAGCAGGCCCCCATCGGACGGCCCGCACAGCCCGCCGAAATGGCTCCGGCGTACGTCTTCCTCGCCTCGCAGGAGGCGTCGTACATCACCGCCGAGATCGTCAACGCGACGGGCGGGACGCCGCTGCCGTAG
- a CDS encoding ABC transporter ATP-binding protein: MAADPAASHPGRLSAIDPEPGVRKPDPLLVLDEVTRTFGGLVAVRVEHLEVQRGAITALIGPNGAGKTTLFNVVSGFDRADGGRWSFDGQPLTGAPAHRVARRGMVRTFQLSRALARLTVLENLLLAAPGQRGERALPALLRPLWRGQEREFERRADELLDRFRLGPLRDDHAGTLSGGQRKLLELARALMTRPVMLLLDEPMAGVNPALTQSLLGHITRLRDEGLTVCFVEHDMDVVMGISDWVAVMADGRLVAEGPPHTIGRNAAVVDAYLGKRHDEPEATDEKGEEE, encoded by the coding sequence GTGGCCGCTGACCCTGCCGCGTCCCACCCGGGCCGGCTTTCCGCGATCGATCCCGAGCCGGGGGTGCGCAAGCCCGATCCCCTGCTGGTCCTGGACGAGGTGACCCGCACCTTCGGCGGCCTCGTCGCCGTGCGGGTCGAGCACCTGGAGGTGCAGCGCGGGGCCATCACGGCGCTCATCGGGCCCAACGGCGCCGGCAAGACCACGTTGTTCAACGTGGTGAGCGGGTTCGACCGGGCCGACGGCGGCCGTTGGTCGTTCGACGGACAGCCGCTCACCGGCGCCCCGGCGCACCGGGTGGCGCGTCGCGGAATGGTCCGTACGTTCCAGCTCTCCAGGGCGCTCGCTCGGCTCACGGTGCTGGAGAACCTGCTGCTCGCCGCGCCCGGGCAGCGCGGCGAGCGGGCGCTGCCCGCGCTGCTGCGGCCGCTGTGGCGCGGGCAGGAGCGGGAGTTCGAGCGCCGGGCCGACGAACTGCTGGACCGGTTCCGGCTCGGGCCCCTGCGCGACGACCATGCCGGCACGCTCTCCGGCGGCCAGCGCAAACTGCTGGAACTGGCCCGCGCGCTGATGACCCGGCCGGTCATGCTCCTGCTCGACGAGCCGATGGCCGGGGTGAACCCCGCACTGACCCAGTCGCTGCTCGGGCACATCACGCGGTTGCGGGACGAGGGGCTGACCGTGTGCTTCGTCGAGCACGACATGGACGTGGTGATGGGCATCAGCGACTGGGTGGCCGTCATGGCCGACGGCCGCCTGGTGGCCGAGGGCCCACCGCACACGATCGGCCGGAACGCCGCCGTCGTGGACGCCTACCTGGGCAAGCGGCACGACGAGCCGGAGGCGACCGACGAGAAGGGCGAGGAGGAGTAG
- a CDS encoding DUF6332 family protein: MTSHGGRRSQAERDAITVEIGYALCSAAFAAAVVFGAVAGPALLFDLPDTAERLLLRAGAVLAPVLFVARVVSVLVWFRTADQPSQPGRTNPDS; the protein is encoded by the coding sequence ATGACCAGTCACGGGGGACGGCGCAGTCAGGCCGAACGGGACGCGATCACCGTCGAGATCGGGTACGCGCTGTGCAGTGCCGCCTTCGCCGCGGCGGTGGTGTTCGGGGCCGTGGCCGGGCCCGCGCTGCTCTTCGACCTGCCGGACACGGCCGAGCGCCTGCTGCTGCGCGCCGGTGCGGTGCTCGCTCCGGTCCTCTTCGTCGCGCGGGTCGTCAGTGTCCTCGTCTGGTTCCGGACGGCGGATCAGCCCAGCCAGCCCGGCCGCACCAACCCCGACTCGTAG
- a CDS encoding branched-chain amino acid ABC transporter permease, with amino-acid sequence MRYQRMLVTGLALVLVTAPAIFARAQGEEVPRGPTFAARALQALIDGIQFGVIIAITSVGLSLIFGTIHLINFAHGEFVTIGATFAFFLNASAAGPGWHLIPAAFAAVVFGALLGGAVERGIWRPLRARGTGLINMFIVTIGLSLLLRHVVLVLYGTRPASYAQYDIQSTIGIGPAGITPRDLTVTLLSVLVLLGIAALLQKTRIGTAVRAVSANRDLAEASGIDVQRVVLFVWMLAGGLAALGGVFFGLVEIVTWDMGFKLLLLMFAGIILGGLGSAYGAMAGSLVIGVVAQMSTLWFPVDLQYAWALLVLILVLLVRPQGILGRAERVG; translated from the coding sequence GTGCGCTATCAGCGGATGCTCGTGACGGGCCTCGCCCTGGTCCTCGTGACGGCGCCCGCGATCTTTGCGCGGGCCCAGGGTGAGGAAGTCCCGCGCGGCCCCACGTTCGCCGCGCGCGCTCTGCAGGCGCTGATCGACGGTATCCAGTTCGGGGTGATCATCGCGATCACATCGGTCGGGCTCTCGCTGATCTTCGGCACCATCCACCTGATCAACTTCGCGCACGGTGAGTTCGTCACGATCGGCGCCACCTTCGCGTTCTTCCTCAACGCCTCCGCGGCCGGTCCGGGCTGGCACCTCATCCCCGCCGCCTTCGCCGCGGTGGTCTTCGGTGCCCTGCTGGGCGGGGCGGTCGAGCGCGGCATCTGGCGCCCGCTGCGGGCTCGGGGCACCGGGCTGATCAACATGTTCATCGTCACCATCGGGCTCTCGCTGCTGCTGCGCCACGTCGTCCTCGTGCTGTACGGAACACGGCCCGCCTCCTACGCCCAGTACGACATCCAGAGCACGATCGGCATCGGGCCGGCCGGCATCACCCCACGGGACCTCACCGTCACGCTGCTCTCCGTCCTGGTGCTGCTCGGCATCGCAGCGCTCCTGCAGAAGACGCGGATCGGCACGGCCGTGCGGGCGGTCTCCGCCAACCGCGACCTCGCGGAGGCGTCGGGCATCGACGTGCAGCGGGTGGTGCTGTTCGTCTGGATGCTCGCCGGCGGGCTGGCCGCGCTCGGCGGGGTCTTCTTCGGCCTGGTGGAGATCGTCACCTGGGACATGGGCTTCAAGCTCCTGCTGCTCATGTTCGCGGGGATCATCCTGGGCGGTCTCGGCTCCGCCTACGGTGCGATGGCCGGCAGCCTCGTCATCGGTGTCGTCGCCCAGATGTCCACCCTGTGGTTCCCGGTCGACCTCCAGTACGCCTGGGCGCTGCTCGTCCTCATCCTCGTCCTCCTCGTCCGGCCGCAGGGCATCCTCGGCCGGGCCGAACGCGTCGGGTGA
- a CDS encoding ABC transporter substrate-binding protein yields MKASIRRSAIFASAAALVIAVCGTTGTAQAEPGDGELQFGYVLPETGQLAYLGPPQIESLKFAIQKINDAGGVLGKSVPKVVSSDEAGQEAVAAQSADRVLAAGVDAVVGAAASGMSLAFIDRVTGAGVVQCSGSNTAPTFTDYEDDGYYFRTVPSDVLQGPILADVVRDDGHDRVALVARADDYGRGLMEATRKSLEERGATVTLAETYDPKATNFDQVAQQIENSRPDAAVVIAFEEGTQILQGMIESGLGPDRIGVYGADGLRSEELPSLVAPGQPERLSGMKGTAPASAENEQYVKELKEFAPKLKELQFAPQVFDCVTTIALAAEKADSDDPGAYVKEMNGITKDGEKCNSFAACKELLADGRDIDYDGVSGPLDFTDKGEPGQATIEVYGYDDEGKLQTLRTETSKAEE; encoded by the coding sequence ATGAAAGCGTCGATACGGCGGTCCGCGATCTTCGCAAGCGCGGCCGCCCTCGTGATAGCCGTCTGCGGAACGACGGGCACTGCCCAGGCCGAGCCGGGCGACGGTGAGCTCCAGTTCGGCTACGTCCTGCCGGAGACGGGACAGCTGGCCTACCTCGGCCCACCCCAGATCGAGTCGCTGAAGTTCGCGATACAGAAGATCAACGACGCCGGCGGAGTCCTGGGCAAGTCCGTGCCCAAGGTGGTCTCCAGTGACGAGGCGGGCCAGGAGGCCGTCGCCGCACAGTCGGCGGACCGGGTCCTCGCGGCAGGCGTGGACGCGGTCGTAGGCGCCGCGGCTTCCGGCATGTCGCTGGCGTTCATCGACCGGGTGACCGGAGCGGGCGTCGTGCAGTGTTCGGGGTCGAACACCGCTCCCACCTTCACCGACTACGAGGACGACGGCTACTACTTCCGCACCGTCCCGAGTGACGTGTTGCAGGGGCCCATCCTGGCGGATGTCGTCCGCGACGACGGACACGACCGGGTGGCCCTGGTCGCACGGGCGGATGACTACGGGCGCGGCCTGATGGAGGCCACCCGCAAGTCGCTGGAGGAACGTGGCGCGACGGTGACGCTCGCCGAGACCTACGACCCGAAGGCGACCAACTTCGACCAGGTCGCCCAGCAGATCGAGAACTCCAGGCCGGACGCCGCCGTGGTGATCGCCTTCGAGGAAGGCACCCAGATCCTGCAGGGCATGATCGAGTCCGGACTCGGACCCGACCGGATCGGCGTCTACGGCGCCGACGGACTGCGCAGTGAGGAACTGCCCTCGCTGGTCGCCCCGGGCCAGCCGGAGCGGCTCTCCGGGATGAAGGGGACCGCGCCGGCCTCGGCGGAGAACGAGCAGTACGTGAAGGAGCTGAAGGAGTTCGCGCCGAAGCTGAAGGAGCTGCAGTTCGCACCGCAGGTCTTCGACTGCGTGACGACGATCGCGCTCGCCGCCGAGAAGGCGGATTCCGACGATCCGGGCGCGTACGTGAAGGAGATGAACGGGATCACCAAGGACGGCGAGAAGTGCAACTCGTTCGCCGCCTGCAAGGAGCTCCTCGCCGACGGCAGGGACATCGACTACGACGGCGTGAGCGGTCCGCTCGACTTCACTGACAAGGGCGAACCCGGCCAGGCGACGATCGAGGTGTACGGCTACGACGACGAGGGGAAGTTGCAGACCCTGCGTACCGAGACCAGCAAGGCCGAGGAGTGA
- a CDS encoding response regulator — MIRVLLADDQSLVRAGFRALLDAQPDIEVAGEAADGEEAVRRIRELRPDVVLMDIRMPALDGLAATRQVTGDPGLEDVRVVMLTTFELDEYVFEAIRSGASGFLVKDTEPEELLRAVRAVVAGDALLSPGVTRRLISEFASRSKEPAAAGALARLTEREREVMALVGIGLSNEEIARRLVVSPLTAKTHVSRTMVKLGARDRAQLVVLAYESGLVRPGWLG, encoded by the coding sequence TTGATCCGCGTACTGCTGGCCGACGACCAGTCACTGGTCAGGGCGGGGTTCCGGGCGCTGCTCGACGCACAGCCCGACATCGAGGTGGCAGGGGAGGCCGCCGACGGCGAGGAGGCCGTGCGGCGGATCCGCGAACTGCGCCCGGACGTCGTCCTGATGGACATCCGCATGCCCGCCCTCGACGGCCTGGCCGCGACCCGGCAGGTCACCGGCGACCCCGGTCTGGAGGACGTCAGGGTCGTCATGCTCACCACCTTCGAGCTCGACGAGTACGTCTTCGAGGCGATCCGCTCCGGCGCCTCCGGTTTCCTGGTCAAGGACACCGAGCCGGAGGAACTCCTGCGCGCCGTCCGGGCGGTGGTCGCGGGCGACGCCCTGCTGTCGCCGGGCGTGACGCGGCGGCTGATCTCCGAGTTCGCGTCCCGCTCCAAGGAACCGGCGGCGGCCGGCGCCCTGGCCCGGCTCACCGAGCGGGAGCGGGAGGTGATGGCGCTGGTCGGGATCGGCCTGTCCAACGAGGAGATCGCCCGCCGCCTGGTCGTCAGCCCGCTCACCGCGAAGACCCACGTCAGTCGCACGATGGTGAAGCTCGGCGCCCGTGACCGGGCCCAACTGGTCGTGCTCGCCTACGAGTCGGGGTTGGTGCGGCCGGGCTGGCTGGGCTGA
- a CDS encoding MarR family winged helix-turn-helix transcriptional regulator: MAQQAEQALVERWRDILALHARTQCELDRALHGHGLCASDFEVLDVLAGCRTPKGTPSYRVQEISERVHLSQSALSRLIARLEREGLVERGMCSEDRRGVKVCLTAKGRALHGEVLPVQRAVLARMLTDG; the protein is encoded by the coding sequence ATGGCTCAGCAGGCCGAGCAGGCGCTCGTGGAACGGTGGCGGGACATTCTGGCGCTGCACGCGCGGACCCAGTGCGAACTCGACCGTGCGCTGCACGGCCACGGGCTGTGCGCCAGCGACTTCGAGGTGCTCGACGTCCTCGCCGGGTGCCGGACCCCCAAGGGCACGCCGTCCTACCGTGTCCAGGAGATCTCCGAGCGGGTCCACCTGAGCCAGAGCGCGCTGTCGCGGCTGATCGCCCGGCTGGAGAGGGAGGGCCTCGTCGAGCGCGGCATGTGCTCCGAGGACCGGCGTGGCGTGAAGGTCTGCCTCACGGCGAAGGGGCGCGCGCTGCACGGCGAGGTGCTTCCCGTGCAGCGCGCGGTACTGGCGAGAATGCTCACCGACGGCTGA
- a CDS encoding MFS transporter — translation MTSPLISPTSEGRWTPRLWGTLLVLCAAMFLDALDVSMVGVALPSIGADLGLSTSALQWIVSGYILGYGGLLLLGGRAADLLGRRQVFLVALGVFALASLLGGLVDSGPLLIASRFIKGLSAAFTAPAGLSIITTTFPEGPLRNRALSIYTTCAATGFSMGLVLSGLLTEASWRLTMLLPAPIALIALVAGLKLLPRSEPEKDHNGYDVPGAVLGTASMLLLVFTVVQAPEVGWASARTLLSFLAVAALLTSFVLVERRSAGPLIRLGVLRSGSQIRAQLGAMAFFGSYVGFQFLATLYMQSLLGWSALHTALAFLPAGALVAVSSTKVGAIVDRFGTQRLIAGGFALMVLGYALFLRVDLDPVYAAVILPSMLLIGAACALVFPSLNIQATNGVDDHEQGMVSGLLNTSVQVGGAIFLAVVTAVVTAGAPSDPTPQAVLDSYRPGFLVATGIAVAGLLITLTGLRPRRRSKSAEPSVVVARSIPEEAERVTVGD, via the coding sequence ATGACCTCTCCGCTCATCTCCCCCACGTCCGAAGGGCGTTGGACGCCACGGCTGTGGGGCACCCTGCTCGTGCTCTGCGCCGCGATGTTCCTGGACGCCCTGGACGTGTCCATGGTCGGCGTCGCCCTGCCGTCCATCGGCGCCGATCTCGGCCTGTCGACCTCGGCGCTGCAATGGATCGTCAGCGGCTACATCCTGGGCTACGGCGGTCTGCTGCTCCTCGGCGGACGCGCCGCCGACCTGCTGGGCCGACGCCAGGTCTTCCTGGTGGCCCTGGGCGTCTTCGCGCTCGCCTCGCTGCTCGGCGGACTCGTCGACTCGGGGCCCCTGCTCATCGCCAGCCGCTTCATCAAGGGCCTGAGCGCGGCCTTCACGGCCCCCGCCGGCCTGTCGATCATCACCACGACGTTCCCCGAGGGCCCGCTGCGCAACCGCGCGCTCTCCATCTACACCACCTGCGCGGCCACCGGCTTCTCCATGGGCCTGGTGCTCTCGGGCCTGCTCACCGAGGCCAGTTGGCGCCTGACCATGCTGCTGCCCGCACCCATCGCCCTGATCGCGCTCGTCGCCGGCCTGAAGCTGCTGCCGCGCAGCGAACCGGAGAAGGACCACAACGGCTACGACGTCCCCGGCGCCGTCCTCGGCACCGCCTCGATGCTGCTGCTGGTCTTCACTGTCGTCCAGGCACCGGAGGTCGGCTGGGCGTCGGCCCGCACCCTCCTGTCCTTCCTCGCGGTGGCCGCGTTGCTGACCTCGTTCGTCCTGGTGGAGCGGCGCTCGGCGGGACCGTTGATCCGGCTCGGCGTGCTGCGCTCCGGCAGCCAGATCCGCGCCCAGCTCGGCGCGATGGCCTTCTTCGGCTCGTATGTCGGCTTCCAGTTCCTGGCGACGCTCTACATGCAGTCGCTGCTGGGCTGGTCGGCGCTGCACACGGCGCTCGCCTTCCTGCCCGCGGGCGCGCTGGTGGCGGTGTCTTCCACGAAGGTGGGAGCGATCGTCGACCGGTTCGGCACCCAGCGGCTGATCGCGGGGGGCTTCGCGCTCATGGTCCTCGGATACGCGCTGTTCCTGCGCGTCGACCTGGACCCGGTGTACGCCGCGGTGATCCTTCCAAGCATGCTGCTGATCGGCGCCGCCTGCGCCTTGGTCTTCCCGTCGCTCAACATCCAGGCCACCAACGGCGTCGACGACCACGAGCAGGGCATGGTCTCCGGTCTGCTCAACACCTCCGTCCAGGTCGGCGGCGCGATCTTCCTGGCCGTCGTCACGGCCGTGGTGACCGCCGGCGCGCCCTCGGACCCCACTCCGCAGGCCGTCCTGGACAGCTACCGGCCCGGCTTCTTGGTCGCCACGGGCATCGCCGTCGCCGGCCTCCTGATCACCCTCACCGGCCTGCGGCCCCGCCGCAGGAGTAAGTCCGCAGAACCGTCCGTCGTCGTCGCCAGGTCCATCCCCGAGGAGGCGGAGCGCGTCACCGTAGGCGACTAG